ACCAGCCGACCTCGCGCCGTCCTGCTGACGACGAGAAGTTCGCCGCTCTGGCCTTCAAGCTGATGACTGACCCCTACGTCGGTCAGCTGACCTTCGTGCGCGTCTACTCGGGCGTGCTGAAGTCTGGCGACTCGGTCTTCAACCCGATCAAGGGCAAGAAAGAGCGTATCGGCCGTATCTTGCAGATGCATGCCAACCAGCGTGAGGAAATCTCCGAGATTCTGGCCGGCGACATTGCCGCCTGCGTGGGCCTGAAGGAAGTGACCACGGGTGAAACCCTGTGCGATCCGGAATCGCTGATCACGCTGGAAAAGATGGTCTTCCCGGAGCCGGTGATCTCGCAGGCAGTCGAGCCCAAGACAAAGGCCGACCAGGAAAAGATGGGTGTTGCCCTGGGCCGTCTGGCCAAGGAAGATCCGTCCTTCCGCGTGCGCACTGACGAAGAGAGTGGCCAGACCATCATCTCCGGCATGGGCGAACTGCACCTGGAAATCATTGTCGACCGCATGAAGCGCGAGTTCGGCGTGGAAGCCAACGTCGGCAAGCCGCAAGTGGCCTATCGCGAAACCATTCGCAAAACCGCGACCGATGTCGAAGGCAAGTTCGTGCGTCAGTCGGGCGGTAAGGGCCAGTACGGCCATGTGGTGCTGACCGTTGAGCCGCAAGAGCCGGGCAAGGGCTTCGAGTTCGTCGACGCCATCAAGGGCGGCGTGGTGCCGCGCGAGTTCATCCCGGCGGTCGAGAAGGGCATCATCGATACCCTGCCGAATGGCGTGCTGGCTGGCTTCCCGGTGGTGGACGTGAAGGTCACGCTGACCTTCGGTTCGTACCACGAAGTGGACTCGAACGAAAACGCGTTCAAGATGGCTGCCTCGATGGGCTTCAAGGAAGGCTGCCGCAAGGCTTCGCCGGTGATCCTGGAGCCGATGATGGCCGTGGAAGTCGAGACCCCGGAAGACTACGCCGGCAACGTGATGGGCGATCTGTCCAGCCGTCGCGGCATGGTCCAGGGTATGGACGACATGGTTGGCGGCGGCAAGGCCATCAAGGCCGAGGTGCCGCTGAGCGAGATGTTCGGTTACTCCACCACCCTGCGTTCGATGTCGCAAGGCCGTGCCACGTACACGATGGAGTTCAAGCACTACGCTGAGGCTCCGAAGAACGTGGCCGACGCGATCATCACCGCTCGTTCCAAGTAATTCCCCCTGGTCTGCGGGCCACTCGCCACCGGTGCCCGTCCCGGTGGAGTTCGAGTGGTTCGACAGACCTAAAACCCCAGACGGGCCTCAGTTCTTTTTGGAGATATTGCAATGGCAAAGGGTAAGTTTGAACGCACCAAGCCGCACGTCAACGTGGGCACCATCGGTCACGTGGACCATGGCAAGACCACGCTGACGGCCGCGATTGCGACCGTTCTGTCGAAGAAGTTCGGTGGCGAGGCCAAGGCCTACGACCAGATCGACGCAGCGCCTGAAGAGAAGGCTCGCGGTATCACGATCAACACCGCGCACGTTGAGTACGAGACGGCCAACCGCCACTACGCTCACGTGGACTGCCCGGGTCACGCCGACTACGTGAAGAACATGATCACCGGTGCCGCCCAGATGGACGGCGCCATTCTGGTGTGCTCGGCCGCTGACGGCCCGATGCCCCAGACCCGCGAGCACATCCTGCTGGCTCGTCAGGTGGGCGTGAAGTACATCATCGTCTTCCTGAACAAGTGCGACATGGTGGACGACGCTGAGCTGCTCGAGCTGGTCGAGATGGAAGTGCGCGAGCTGCTCTCCAAGTACGACTTCCCGGGCGACGACACCCCGATCGTCAAGGGTTCGGCCAAGCTGGCGCTGGAAGGCGACACGGGCGACCTGGGCGAGCAAGCCATCATGCGTCTGGCCGATGCGCTGGATACCTACATCCCCCAGCCTGAGCGTGCCATTGACGGCGCCTTCCTGCTGCCGGTGGAAGACGTGTTCTCGATCTCGGGCCGCGGCACCGTGGTGACCGGTCGCGTCGAGCGCGGCATCGTCAAGGTCGGTGAGGCCATCGAAATCGTGGGTATCCGCGACGTTCAGACCACCACCGTGACCGGCGTGGAAATGTTCCGCAAGCTGCTGGACCAGGGTCAGGCTGGCGACAACGTTGGCGTGCTGCTGCGCGGCACCAAGCGTGAAGACGTCGAGCGTGGTCAGGTGCTGAGCAAGCCCGGTTCGATCAAGCCGCACACCCACTTCACCGGCGAGGTGTATGTGCTGAGCAAGGACGAAGGCGGCCGCCACACCCCGTTCTTCAACAACTACCGTCCGCAGTTCTACTTCCGTACCACGGACGTGACTGGTTCGATCGAGTTGCCGAAGGACAAGGAAATGGTCATGCCTGGCGACAACGTCAGCATCACCGTCAAGCTGATCGCTCCGATCGCCATGGAAACCGGTCTGCGCTTCGCCATCCGCGAAGGTGGCCGCACCGTGGGTTCGGGCGTCGTGGCGACCATCATCGAGTAATCAATCCTTGAGGCGCGCTGGGCTCACCCGGCGCGCACGGAAGGCAAATCATGCAAAAGCAAAAAATCCGCATCCGCCTCAAGGCCTTCGATTACAAGCTGATCGATCAGTCGGCTCTGGAAATTGTTGAAACCGCCAAGCGCACCGGCGCCATCGTCAAGGGCCCCGTGCCCCTGCCGACCCGCCTGGAGCGTTTTGACATCCTGCGCTCGCCGCACGTCAACAAGACCAGCCGCGACCAGTTCGAGATTCGCACCCACCAGCGCCTGATGGACATCGTCGACCCGACGGACAAGACCGTTGACGCGCTGATGAAGTTGGACCTGCCGGCTGGCGTGGACGTCGAGATCAAGCTGCAGTAATTTCGCGCTCCGCGCGACAGGGCGACCCTTTTGGGTCGCCTTTTTTCATTCGGCCCCAAGATTCCGCTTGGCGGTCGGGCGCAATCGACACTAGAATCGCGGGCTTTCCCCGTGTGCCTAGGTGCGCTGGGATGGTGCTGCTTGTTGCTTCGGCTTGCCTGGGGTGATGTGTGGCAATTAGGGCGCCCGGCCAATCGATGTCGGGTGTGTCAAACAAAGGCCTCGATTTGGGGCTGGAGAAAGCAATGAGTCTTAGCAATCGTCTCGGATTGCTGGGCCGCAAGGTGGGCATGATGCGCATCTTCACGGACGATGGCGACGCCATCCCCGTGACGGTGCTGGATGTGTCCAACAACCGCGTGGCTCAGATCAAGACCCAAGAGAGCGACGGCTATACCGCCATTCAAGTGGCGTATGGCAACCGTAAAGCCTCTCGGGTCAGCAAGCCCGAAGCCGGTCACTTCGCCAAGGCGGGTGTGGAAGCCGGTGAAGTGCTGAAGGAGTTCCGCGTGTCCGCCGACGTCGTCGCCGAATACAAGGCTGGCGCCACCGTGCCGGTGACCCTGTTTGCCGTGGGCCAAAAGGTCGACGTGCAGGGCACCTCGATCGGTAAGGGTTTCGAGGGCACGATCAAGCGCCACAACTTCGGTTCGCAGCGCGCTTCGCACGGTAACAGCCGTTCGCACAACGTGCCGGGTTCGATCTCGATGGCGCAAGATCCGGGCCGCGTGTTTCCGGGCAAGCGCATGTCGGGTCATATGGGCGACGAAACCGTCACCACCCAGAATCTGGACATCGTCCGCATTGACGAAGCCCGCCAGCTGCTGCTGGTCAAGGGTGCCGTTCCGGGCAGCAAGAACGGCCACGTGGTCGTGCGCCCGGCCGTCAAGGCCAAGAGCAAAGGAGCCCAGTGATGCAACTCGAGCTCCTGAACGAACAAGGTCAGGCCGCCGGCAAGGTCGACGCCCCTGACACCGTTTTCGCCCGTGATTACAACGAAGCCCTGGTGCACCAGGTGGTCGTGGCCTATCAGGCCAACGCCCGCCAGGGTACCCGTGCCCAGAAGGATCGTGGCGAGGTCAAGCATTCGACCAAGAAGCCCTTCCGTCAGAAAGGCACCGGCAACGCCCGTGCTGGTATGACCTCGTCGCCGCTGTGGCGTGGAGGCGGTCGGATTTTCCCGAATCGCCCGGATGAGAACTTCAGCCACAAGCTGAACAAGAAGATGTATCGCGCCGGTATGGCGTCGATCCTGTCGCAGCTGGCCCGCGAAGGTCGCATGGCCGTGGTGGATTCGCTGAAGATCGAAGCCCCCAAGACCAAGCTGTTGGCTGCCAAGTTCAAGGCCATGGGCCTGGAATCGGTGCTGCTGATCGCCGACGAGGTGGATGACAACCTGTTCCTGGCCTCGCGCAACCTGCACAACGTGCTGGTGATCGAGCCGCGTCACGCCGACCCGCTGTCGCTGGTGCACTTCAAGAAAGTGCTCGTGACCAAGGCCGCGATGGAGCAGCTCAAGGAGATGTTCGAATGAGCGCGCCGAAGTTTGACGAGGGCCGTCTGGCCCAGGTGCTGCTGGCCCCGATCGTGAGCGAGAAGGCCACCTCGGTTGCCGAAAAGCACAACCAAGTGCTGTTCAAGGTGATGCGCGACGCCACCAAGCCGGAAATCAAGGCTGCCGTGGAGCTGATGTTCAAGGTCGAAGTGGCCTCGGTCAGCGTCGTGAACATCAAGGGCAAGACCAAGCGCTTTGGTGGCCGTGTGGGCCGCCGTGACCACGTGAAGAAGGCCTATGTGGCCCTCAAGCCGGGTCAAGAGCTGAACTTCTCCGGGGAGGCTGCGTAAATGGCCGTCGTAAAAGTTAAGCCGACCTCGCCTGGCCGTCGTGCTGTGGTGAAGGTGGTGCACAAGCACCTGCACAAGGGCGCTCCGGAAGCATCCCTGGTCGAGCCGCAGAAGCAAAAGTCTGGCCGTAACAACAACGGTCACATCACGATGCGCCACAAGGGCGGTGGTCATAAGCACCACTACCGCGTGGTGGACTTCCGTCGCAACAAGGACGGCATTCCGGCCAAGGTCGAGCGCATTGAGTACGACCCCAACCGTACGGCTCACATCGCTCTGGTGTGCTATGCCGACGGCGAGCGTCGCTACATCATTGCCCCGCGCAATCTGGAAGTGGGCACGACCCTGCTGAGCGGCGCTGAGGCTCCGATCAAGCCGGGCAATACCTTGCCGATCCGCAACATCCCCATCGGTTCGACCATTCACTGCGTCGAGATGCTGCCGGGCAAGGGCGCTCAGATCGCCCGTTCGGCTGGCACCTCGGTGACCCTGATGGCGCGTGATGGTGCCTACGCTCAGATCCGTCTGCGTTCGGGCGAAGTGCGCAAAGTGCACATCGACTGCCGTGCGACCCTGGGTGAAGTCAGCAACGAAGAGCACAACCTGCGCCAGTACGGCAAGGCCGGTGCCAAGCGTTGGCTGGGCATTCGTCCGACCGTCCGTGGTACCGCGATGAACCCAGTGGATCACCCGCACGGTGGTGGCGAAGGCCGCACCGGCGAGGGCCAGGTCCCTGTGTCGCCGTGGAACACCATGACCAAGGGTTTCCGTACCCGTTCCAACAAGCGCACGCAGACCTTCATCGTCTCGCGTCGCAAGAAATAAGGGGCCGTCATGAGTCGTTCTCTTAAGAAGGGCCCGTTCGTCGACGCCCACCTGATGGCCAAGGTCGAAAAGGCCAGCGCCAACAAGGACAAGAAGCCGATCAAGACCTGGTCGCGCCGTTCGACCATCCTGCCCGAGTTCATCGGTCTGACCATTGCCGTGCACAACGGACGTCAGCACGTGCCGGTCTATGTGAGTGACCAGATGGTTGGTCACAAACTGGGTGAATTCGCGCTGACCCGTACCTTCAAGGGTCACCCGGCCGACAAGAAGGCCGGTAAGAAGTAAGGATGCCCACGATGGAAACCAAAGCAATCGTTCGCGGCGTCCGCCTGTCCTGCGATAAGGGCCGCCTTGTGGCGGACCTGATCCGCGGCAAGAAGGTGGACCAGGCGCTCAACATCCTGACCTTCACCCAGAAGAAGGCCGCCGGCATCATCAAGAAGGCTCTGGAGTCGGCTATCGCCAACGCCGAGCACAACGACGGTGCCGATATCGACGCTCTGAAGGTGACCTCGATTTACGTCGAGCAAGGCACCACGCTGAAGCGTTTCACCGCGCGCGCCAAGGGTCGTGGCAACCGCATCAGCAAGCCCACCTGTCACATCTATGTGACGGTCGGCAACTGAGGGGGCTGGAGAGACTATGGGACAAAAAATCCATCCGGTTGGCTTCCGCCTGCCCGTTACCCGTAATTGGTCCTCGCGCTGGTACGCGTCGAGCCGCAACTTCGCCGGCATGCTGGCCGAAGACCTGCGCGTTCGCGAGTTCCTGAAGACCAAGCTCAAGAATGCCGCGGTCTCGCGCATCCTGATCGAGCGCCCCGCCAAGAACGCCCGCATCACCATCTTCTCGGCACGCCCGGGCGTGGTGATCGGCAAGAAGGGCGAGGACATCGAGAACCTGAAGGCTCAACTCGGCAAGTTGCTGGGCGTGCCGGTGGCCGTGAACATCGAAGAAGTGCGCAAGCCCGAAGTCGATGCTCAACTGATCGCCGAATCGATCACCCAGCAGCTCGAGAAGCGCATCATGTTCCGTCGCGCCATGAAGCGTGCGATGCAGAACGCCATGCGTCTGGGTGCTCAAGGCATCAAGATCATGTCGGCCGGTCGTTTGAACGGCATCGAAATCGCCCGTACCGAGTGGTATCGCGAAGGTCGCGTGCCCCTTCACACCCTGAAGGCGGACATCGACTACGGCACCTCGGAAGCCAAGACCACCTACGGCGTCATCGGCGTCAAGGTCTGGGTCTACCGTGGCGACCGCTTGGCCAACGGCGAAGCGCCGGTGCTCAAGTGCGTCGAGGGCGAAGACGATCGTCGCAACCGCCGTCCGGGCCGTCCGGGTCCTGGCCGTGGTCGTGATGGCAAGCCGGGCGAGGGCGGTGACCGTCCTGCAGCCAAGCGCGTGGTGCGCCAGCCGGCTAACGCCGCTGCTGCGCCCAAAGGAGACTAAACATGCTGCAACCTGCTCGTCGCAAATTCCGCAAAGAGCAAAAGGGCCGCAACACCGGCGTCGCCACCCGTGGCGCCCAGGTGTCGTTTGGCGAGTTTGGCCTGAAGGCCACCGAGCGCGGTCGTATCACCGCTCGCCAGATCGAAGCAGCCCGTCGTGCCATCTCGCGCCATATCAAGCGCGGCGGCCGCATCTTCATCCGCATCTTCCCGGACAAGCCGATTTCTAAGAAGCCTGCCGAAGTGCGTATGGGTAACGGTAAGGGCAATCCGGAGTACTACGTCGCTGAGATTCAGCCGGGCAAGGTGCTCTATGAACTCAACGGCGTGCCGGAAGCTTTGGCCCGTGAGGCGTTCACTCTGGCTGCAGCCAAGCTGCCGCTGAAGTGCACCTTCGTCGAACGCCAGCTCGGCGCCTGAAAGGGAAGACCATGAAGGCATCTGAACTGCGCGCCAAAGACGTGGCCGCACTCGAAACCGAAGTCAAAGAGCTGCTCAAGGCCCATTTCGGCCTGCGCATGCAAAAGGCTACCCAGCAACTGTCCAACCACACGATGCTCGGCAAGACCCG
Above is a window of Inhella inkyongensis DNA encoding:
- the fusA gene encoding elongation factor G produces the protein MARKTPIERYRNIGISAHIDAGKTTTTERILFYTGVNHKIGEVHDGAATMDWMEQEQERGITITSAATTCFWKGMDLSLPEHRINIIDTPGHVDFTIEVERSMRVLDGACMVYCAVGGVQPQSETVWRQANKYKVPRLAFVNKMDRTGANFFKVVDQMKTRLKGNPVPIVIPIGAEENFKGVVDLLKMKSILWDEASQGMKFTYGEIPAELLEVAQEWREKMVEAAAEASEELMNKYLETGDLSEEEIKSAIRTRTLAAEIQPMFCGTAFKNKGVQRMLDGVIDFMPSPVDIPPVPGTDDDDQPTSRRPADDEKFAALAFKLMTDPYVGQLTFVRVYSGVLKSGDSVFNPIKGKKERIGRILQMHANQREEISEILAGDIAACVGLKEVTTGETLCDPESLITLEKMVFPEPVISQAVEPKTKADQEKMGVALGRLAKEDPSFRVRTDEESGQTIISGMGELHLEIIVDRMKREFGVEANVGKPQVAYRETIRKTATDVEGKFVRQSGGKGQYGHVVLTVEPQEPGKGFEFVDAIKGGVVPREFIPAVEKGIIDTLPNGVLAGFPVVDVKVTLTFGSYHEVDSNENAFKMAASMGFKEGCRKASPVILEPMMAVEVETPEDYAGNVMGDLSSRRGMVQGMDDMVGGGKAIKAEVPLSEMFGYSTTLRSMSQGRATYTMEFKHYAEAPKNVADAIITARSK
- the tuf gene encoding elongation factor Tu, which codes for MAKGKFERTKPHVNVGTIGHVDHGKTTLTAAIATVLSKKFGGEAKAYDQIDAAPEEKARGITINTAHVEYETANRHYAHVDCPGHADYVKNMITGAAQMDGAILVCSAADGPMPQTREHILLARQVGVKYIIVFLNKCDMVDDAELLELVEMEVRELLSKYDFPGDDTPIVKGSAKLALEGDTGDLGEQAIMRLADALDTYIPQPERAIDGAFLLPVEDVFSISGRGTVVTGRVERGIVKVGEAIEIVGIRDVQTTTVTGVEMFRKLLDQGQAGDNVGVLLRGTKREDVERGQVLSKPGSIKPHTHFTGEVYVLSKDEGGRHTPFFNNYRPQFYFRTTDVTGSIELPKDKEMVMPGDNVSITVKLIAPIAMETGLRFAIREGGRTVGSGVVATIIE
- the rpsJ gene encoding 30S ribosomal protein S10: MQKQKIRIRLKAFDYKLIDQSALEIVETAKRTGAIVKGPVPLPTRLERFDILRSPHVNKTSRDQFEIRTHQRLMDIVDPTDKTVDALMKLDLPAGVDVEIKLQ
- the rplC gene encoding 50S ribosomal protein L3 — encoded protein: MSLSNRLGLLGRKVGMMRIFTDDGDAIPVTVLDVSNNRVAQIKTQESDGYTAIQVAYGNRKASRVSKPEAGHFAKAGVEAGEVLKEFRVSADVVAEYKAGATVPVTLFAVGQKVDVQGTSIGKGFEGTIKRHNFGSQRASHGNSRSHNVPGSISMAQDPGRVFPGKRMSGHMGDETVTTQNLDIVRIDEARQLLLVKGAVPGSKNGHVVVRPAVKAKSKGAQ
- the rplD gene encoding 50S ribosomal protein L4, yielding MQLELLNEQGQAAGKVDAPDTVFARDYNEALVHQVVVAYQANARQGTRAQKDRGEVKHSTKKPFRQKGTGNARAGMTSSPLWRGGGRIFPNRPDENFSHKLNKKMYRAGMASILSQLAREGRMAVVDSLKIEAPKTKLLAAKFKAMGLESVLLIADEVDDNLFLASRNLHNVLVIEPRHADPLSLVHFKKVLVTKAAMEQLKEMFE
- the rplW gene encoding 50S ribosomal protein L23; the encoded protein is MSAPKFDEGRLAQVLLAPIVSEKATSVAEKHNQVLFKVMRDATKPEIKAAVELMFKVEVASVSVVNIKGKTKRFGGRVGRRDHVKKAYVALKPGQELNFSGEAA
- the rplB gene encoding 50S ribosomal protein L2; protein product: MAVVKVKPTSPGRRAVVKVVHKHLHKGAPEASLVEPQKQKSGRNNNGHITMRHKGGGHKHHYRVVDFRRNKDGIPAKVERIEYDPNRTAHIALVCYADGERRYIIAPRNLEVGTTLLSGAEAPIKPGNTLPIRNIPIGSTIHCVEMLPGKGAQIARSAGTSVTLMARDGAYAQIRLRSGEVRKVHIDCRATLGEVSNEEHNLRQYGKAGAKRWLGIRPTVRGTAMNPVDHPHGGGEGRTGEGQVPVSPWNTMTKGFRTRSNKRTQTFIVSRRKK
- the rpsS gene encoding 30S ribosomal protein S19; protein product: MSRSLKKGPFVDAHLMAKVEKASANKDKKPIKTWSRRSTILPEFIGLTIAVHNGRQHVPVYVSDQMVGHKLGEFALTRTFKGHPADKKAGKK
- the rplV gene encoding 50S ribosomal protein L22; amino-acid sequence: METKAIVRGVRLSCDKGRLVADLIRGKKVDQALNILTFTQKKAAGIIKKALESAIANAEHNDGADIDALKVTSIYVEQGTTLKRFTARAKGRGNRISKPTCHIYVTVGN
- the rpsC gene encoding 30S ribosomal protein S3 — translated: MGQKIHPVGFRLPVTRNWSSRWYASSRNFAGMLAEDLRVREFLKTKLKNAAVSRILIERPAKNARITIFSARPGVVIGKKGEDIENLKAQLGKLLGVPVAVNIEEVRKPEVDAQLIAESITQQLEKRIMFRRAMKRAMQNAMRLGAQGIKIMSAGRLNGIEIARTEWYREGRVPLHTLKADIDYGTSEAKTTYGVIGVKVWVYRGDRLANGEAPVLKCVEGEDDRRNRRPGRPGPGRGRDGKPGEGGDRPAAKRVVRQPANAAAAPKGD
- the rplP gene encoding 50S ribosomal protein L16 produces the protein MLQPARRKFRKEQKGRNTGVATRGAQVSFGEFGLKATERGRITARQIEAARRAISRHIKRGGRIFIRIFPDKPISKKPAEVRMGNGKGNPEYYVAEIQPGKVLYELNGVPEALAREAFTLAAAKLPLKCTFVERQLGA
- the rpmC gene encoding 50S ribosomal protein L29; the protein is MKASELRAKDVAALETEVKELLKAHFGLRMQKATQQLSNHTMLGKTRRDIARAKTVLAQKKKESAK